The Ochrobactrum quorumnocens genome has a segment encoding these proteins:
- the pepT gene encoding peptidase T, with protein sequence MDIVDRFLAYTCINTTAVPNADKLPSSAGQTDLAKLLAREMRAMGMEVEERDHSIVVGTLPATPDADHQFPTIAWVAHLDTSSEYTTDTHAHVVNYQGGDILLNEATGSVMRLAEFPELERYIGDRIIVTDGTSLLGADNKSAIAEIMHAMQILITHPEIEHGTVKVVFVPDEEIGLLGAKALDVPSLKADFAYTLDCCAVGEIVYENWNAGEFRLTFKGQPAHPMSAKGKLRNAILYAQQFIAMMPGGERPEYTEGTEGYYWAKGIHGTVAETSLIIDIRDFTKDSYEARRAFIENLAQSFNQLHGDGTVHVDYKAVYRNAAESLQGEKRYPVVLALQAMKAIGVVPTPLPMRGGYDGAVLSEKGLPCPNLFCGAHNFHSIYEFLPVGSLNKASEMVVEILKTARITDRSAD encoded by the coding sequence ATGGATATCGTAGACCGCTTTCTAGCCTATACCTGCATCAACACAACCGCAGTGCCCAATGCGGACAAACTCCCCTCGAGCGCGGGACAAACCGATCTCGCAAAGCTGCTCGCCCGCGAAATGCGCGCCATGGGCATGGAAGTTGAAGAACGCGATCATTCGATTGTTGTCGGCACTTTGCCCGCCACCCCGGATGCCGATCATCAATTCCCGACAATTGCATGGGTCGCCCATCTCGATACGTCCAGCGAATATACGACCGACACCCACGCTCATGTGGTGAATTATCAGGGCGGGGATATTCTTCTCAACGAAGCGACCGGCTCTGTCATGCGACTTGCGGAGTTCCCGGAACTGGAACGTTATATCGGCGACCGGATCATTGTTACAGATGGCACCAGCCTGCTGGGTGCTGACAACAAATCCGCCATCGCCGAGATCATGCATGCCATGCAAATCCTGATTACCCATCCCGAGATTGAGCACGGCACGGTTAAGGTCGTTTTCGTTCCTGATGAAGAAATTGGACTGCTCGGAGCAAAGGCGCTCGACGTTCCTTCCCTGAAGGCTGATTTCGCTTATACGCTCGATTGCTGTGCGGTTGGCGAAATCGTGTATGAGAACTGGAACGCGGGCGAGTTTCGCCTGACTTTCAAAGGACAGCCAGCCCATCCAATGTCAGCCAAAGGCAAGCTGCGCAACGCCATACTCTATGCCCAGCAGTTCATCGCAATGATGCCTGGTGGTGAACGCCCGGAATATACGGAAGGCACCGAAGGCTATTATTGGGCTAAGGGCATTCACGGGACCGTTGCTGAGACAAGCTTGATTATCGATATTCGAGATTTCACGAAGGACAGTTACGAAGCACGTCGTGCCTTTATCGAAAACCTTGCCCAGAGTTTCAACCAACTCCATGGCGACGGTACAGTTCACGTAGACTACAAGGCCGTTTATCGAAACGCCGCCGAAAGCCTGCAAGGCGAGAAGCGTTATCCGGTCGTGCTTGCCCTTCAGGCCATGAAGGCAATAGGCGTCGTACCGACACCCCTACCGATGCGAGGCGGCTATGACGGTGCAGTGCTGTCCGAAAAAGGGCTGCCATGTCCTAATCTGTTCTGCGGCGCACACAACTTCCACTCGATTTACGAATTTCTGCCGGTTGGATCGCTCAATAAGGCGTCGGAGATGGTTGTCGAAATACTCAAGACTGCGCGAATAACCGACAGAAGCGCAGATTGA